A single Brevundimonas sp. M20 DNA region contains:
- a CDS encoding type II secretion system F family protein, whose translation MKAFRYRVLTPEGRHQTGVSYAASAAALRDRLIESRLHPVRIRPALFQRQSSLRLSNAEAARLGRDMAQLMQSGMAIGPALSLLEARETPKVAAIIREIRRRLIEGEPLSRALGVATGAPARLLQSLARGGEASGRQTEVLAAGAASLAAMDQLGRRLITLGLYPGFVIAVALGAIGIYAYAVLPALEPAFEGLGQDIPAQTQAVITFGLMVRAATPVIAAGLGLGAGALVLSARLRRLTLGLLSRLGMRGRVSPLRDFVFANLASRLAVMLHAGVPLAPAWRLARDPVTVDWLSRALAGQDDRLMEGARLSEILSAIPQTPADLLHYVTMGEQSGRAAEALQNASALLAARAQENVERLLSIMTPLVIILVGAMVGLITMLVFQGLLAIGDAVAV comes from the coding sequence ATGAAGGCCTTTCGCTACCGGGTGCTGACCCCTGAAGGCCGACACCAGACGGGGGTGAGCTACGCCGCCTCCGCCGCGGCGCTGCGCGATCGCCTGATCGAGAGCCGCCTGCACCCCGTCCGGATCCGCCCCGCCCTGTTCCAGCGTCAGAGCTCGCTTCGCCTGTCGAACGCCGAGGCCGCGCGGCTGGGCCGCGACATGGCGCAACTGATGCAGAGCGGCATGGCCATCGGCCCGGCCCTGAGCCTGCTCGAAGCCCGAGAAACCCCGAAGGTCGCCGCCATCATCCGGGAGATCCGCCGTCGGCTGATCGAGGGCGAACCACTCTCACGCGCCCTCGGCGTCGCCACCGGCGCGCCGGCGCGGCTCCTGCAGTCCCTGGCGCGCGGCGGCGAGGCCTCCGGCCGTCAGACAGAGGTGCTCGCCGCCGGCGCTGCCTCTTTGGCCGCGATGGACCAGCTGGGGCGTCGCCTGATCACCCTGGGCCTCTATCCTGGCTTCGTGATCGCGGTCGCCCTGGGCGCGATCGGCATCTACGCCTACGCCGTCCTGCCGGCCCTGGAGCCCGCCTTCGAAGGCCTGGGGCAGGACATTCCCGCCCAGACCCAGGCGGTCATCACCTTCGGCCTCATGGTCCGCGCGGCGACCCCCGTCATAGCCGCAGGCCTTGGCCTGGGCGCCGGCGCCCTGGTCCTCTCGGCCCGCCTGCGCAGGCTCACGCTTGGCTTGCTGTCCCGACTTGGAATGCGAGGCCGCGTTTCTCCCCTGCGGGACTTCGTCTTCGCCAACCTCGCGTCCCGCCTGGCGGTCATGCTGCACGCCGGGGTTCCCCTCGCGCCCGCCTGGCGGCTCGCCCGCGATCCGGTCACGGTGGACTGGCTCAGCCGCGCCCTCGCCGGCCAGGATGATCGTCTGATGGAGGGCGCGCGGCTGTCAGAGATCCTGAGCGCCATTCCCCAGACGCCCGCGGACCTGCTCCACTATGTGACGATGGGCGAACAGTCCGGACGGGCCGCGGAGGCGCTCCAGAACGCCTCAGCCCTGCTGGCCGCGCGCGCCCAGGAGAACGTCGAACGGCTGTTGTCGATCATGACCCCGCTGGTGATCATCCTGGTCGGCGCGATGGTCGGATTGATCACCATGCTGGTCTTCCAGGGGCTTCTCGCGATCGGTGACGCCGTTGCCGTCTGA
- a CDS encoding GspE/PulE family protein: MTVTSDEFELPAPDHARADLAGTLGLSGSAVDRATRASRASGQPLAVALSLLGLATEEAIADACSQLYDAPRWPDTRPIEPLELPGLNARFLQDRYAIAMADDTGEWCLGLVDPGDAATREALWFALGREIRIRTITLSGWRQTQTSVDAIDLPQTAAPIAATWLDDAERLRDNARDAPVVRISEQILERAFLLNASDVHIEQKIDHTRVRLRIDGQLQDQDRLPSEIGPALIARIKVLSDLDVAERRAPQDGRTTINVRGVPVDVRISTTPTVFGESLVVRLLTRRDVEYSLERLGLRDAVTAGLDQLLKRTHGLLLVTGPTGSGKTTTLYAGLRRLASSRQKILTVEDPVEYVFEDILQSQVNEAAGFTFSTALRSFLRHDPDVILVGEIRDTETARLAVQASLTGHLVLATVHTNDAATTPSRLIDMGVERYLLGDALIGVMAQRLAAQLCAHCHTLEPLDVPERAALADAGLPSFPRVGRAQGCPACGGTGRRGRRAITELMVCTPEVSELIGVGAPASALRETLPRQTGYASLRQDALSQSAQGLVDWGDAWRLADR, from the coding sequence ATGACTGTAACGTCTGATGAGTTCGAACTGCCGGCGCCCGACCATGCGCGGGCTGACCTGGCCGGGACGCTCGGCCTGTCCGGCAGCGCCGTGGATCGCGCGACCCGCGCCAGCCGGGCCTCCGGCCAACCGCTGGCCGTCGCCCTGAGCCTGCTGGGCCTGGCGACCGAAGAGGCGATCGCGGACGCCTGCAGTCAGTTGTATGACGCCCCGCGTTGGCCGGACACCCGGCCGATCGAACCCCTTGAGTTGCCCGGCCTCAACGCCCGCTTCCTGCAGGATCGCTACGCGATCGCCATGGCGGACGACACCGGCGAATGGTGCCTGGGCCTGGTCGATCCGGGGGACGCGGCCACCCGGGAGGCGCTTTGGTTCGCCCTGGGGCGCGAGATACGCATTCGCACGATCACGCTCAGCGGTTGGCGCCAGACCCAGACCTCGGTCGATGCAATAGATCTCCCGCAAACAGCCGCGCCGATCGCCGCGACCTGGCTTGATGACGCCGAAAGACTCCGCGACAACGCCCGCGACGCCCCCGTGGTGCGAATCTCCGAACAGATCCTCGAGCGCGCCTTCCTGCTGAACGCCTCCGACGTCCACATCGAGCAGAAAATCGATCACACCCGGGTGCGCCTGCGCATCGACGGCCAGTTGCAGGACCAGGATCGACTGCCGAGCGAAATCGGCCCGGCTTTGATCGCACGCATCAAGGTGTTGTCGGATCTGGACGTCGCGGAGCGCCGTGCGCCCCAAGACGGCCGCACCACCATCAACGTCCGCGGCGTGCCCGTCGATGTCCGTATCTCGACCACGCCGACAGTGTTCGGCGAGTCCCTCGTCGTCCGTTTGCTGACGCGGCGCGACGTGGAGTACTCCCTTGAACGGCTGGGCCTGCGCGATGCGGTGACCGCCGGGCTGGACCAGCTCCTGAAACGCACCCACGGCCTGCTTCTGGTGACCGGTCCCACCGGCAGCGGCAAGACCACCACCCTCTACGCCGGCCTTCGTCGGCTGGCCTCCTCCCGCCAGAAGATCCTGACCGTCGAGGATCCGGTCGAATACGTCTTCGAGGACATCCTGCAAAGCCAGGTCAACGAAGCCGCCGGTTTCACCTTCTCCACCGCCCTGCGGTCCTTCCTGCGACACGATCCCGACGTCATCCTGGTCGGCGAAATCCGCGACACGGAGACCGCGCGGCTCGCCGTCCAGGCCAGCCTGACCGGACACCTTGTGCTGGCGACTGTGCACACCAACGACGCCGCCACCACGCCGTCGCGGCTGATCGACATGGGGGTCGAGCGCTACCTGCTGGGCGACGCCCTGATCGGCGTCATGGCCCAGAGGCTCGCGGCCCAGCTCTGCGCCCACTGCCACACCCTGGAGCCGCTCGACGTCCCGGAACGCGCGGCCCTTGCGGACGCAGGGCTACCAAGCTTTCCACGCGTCGGCCGCGCCCAGGGCTGCCCGGCCTGCGGGGGAACCGGGCGGCGTGGTCGGCGGGCGATCACCGAGCTGATGGTCTGCACGCCAGAGGTGAGCGAACTGATCGGCGTCGGGGCCCCGGCCTCCGCGCTCCGCGAAACCCTCCCGCGCCAAACGGGCTACGCAAGCCTGCGCCAGGACGCCCTGTCCCAGTCCGCGCAAGGCCTGGTCGACTGGGGCGACGCCTGGCGGCTGGCTGACCGATGA
- the gspG gene encoding type II secretion system major pseudopilin GspG, producing MLVVLVIIGLISAIVVPQTLGQMDRAKVRAARLKMESVAAALEMYSADLMRYPSAEEGLAALTDAPAGVADWAGPYLSDKALLKDPWGADIVYAPPAAAGDRFTLTSYGSDKSPGGNGFKRDITLQAAQ from the coding sequence ATGCTGGTGGTTCTGGTCATCATCGGTTTGATCAGTGCGATCGTGGTTCCGCAGACCCTGGGTCAGATGGATCGCGCCAAGGTTCGGGCCGCGCGTCTGAAGATGGAGAGCGTGGCCGCGGCGCTGGAGATGTATTCGGCGGACCTGATGCGTTATCCGAGCGCCGAAGAAGGTCTGGCGGCCTTGACCGACGCCCCGGCGGGCGTGGCGGACTGGGCCGGTCCGTATCTGTCAGACAAGGCCTTGCTGAAAGACCCTTGGGGCGCGGACATCGTCTATGCGCCGCCGGCTGCGGCAGGCGACCGGTTCACCCTCACCAGCTATGGGTCTGACAAGTCGCCCGGCGGCAACGGGTTCAAGCGCGACATCACCTTGCAGGCGGCCCAATGA